The Vibrio coralliirubri DNA window CGCACTTGCGATGATCGCATCAAGAGTCAAGCCCTTGTTTACGTGAAGAATCGGTGCAAAACGAACTTCAAGGTATTTAACGTTCTCTAGTGCAGCGTCTTCGTAAAGCTCAAAAGATATACGTTCGATCGCTTCTTCCGTTTGCATCACTTGCAGTGGCAGGCTAAAGCAAGCTAGGTACTCATCAAGGTTTTTGCAATCTTCAGGCACTGTTAGAGACTTAACTACCGCTTCACGGTCTTCTGGAAGTTCGATTCCGTACTGTTTCGCCAGATCAATAATGGTGTCTGGACGAACGCTTCCGTCTAGGTGGCAGTGCAGATCAATCTTAGGGAGTGCTAGAAAGTTCATGAGTATTCCTTAGGTCTATTATTTTTTGAGTTATTAACTCATAGGTTACATGGGCTTAAATTAACAAGTTTGTGATATGATTTAAAGTGACATAAAGTCATCATTAATCTGAATCTAAGGAATATCATGGTAGATGTTAAGAGCTTACTCAAATGTGATATGAATTTACTGCTGTGTTTACACGTGTTGCTTGAAGAGCGCAGCGTGAGCAAAACGGCAGAGCGATTGTTCCTTAGCCAGTCTGCGGTGAGTAAACAACTCACCAAGCTACGCTCTTTGTTTGATGACCCTTTGTTTGAACGCGAGTCAAAAGGTCTGTTTCCAACCCCGAAAGCCACCTCTTTAGCGCCTAAGATTCATCAGATCCTTCTGCAAGTTGAACAGCTAACCGTGCCGGACATTTTTGAGCCGAAAGACAGCGAGCGCACTTTTAATATCGATCTTGTTGAAACAGCTTATACCGCGATCTATCCTAAATTTATGCCTAATGCGTTGGCAGATGCGCCGAACATTACGGTAAACAGCACTACTTGGAGTAGCGAAACCTTCAAGCGCCTACTAAAGCGTGAGGTCGATTTTGGGATTGGAATTTTTGAGCTCGATGAAAGAGCGAGTACTCACATTCAAAATATCCCTGCTGAGCTAAACCATGTCGAATTGCTGCAAGATTACTCTGTGTGTTTGATGCGTAATGATCACCCGGTGCTTCAAGAAGATTGGAACCTGCAAGCCTTCCTTAAATACCGTCATATTCAGTTAGTCACTGGTGGCGTTGGCGACTGGTTGCTTCTGGAGATCTTGCAAGCAAAACAGCTTCAAATTAACAAAGCCGCCAACGTGTCGGACATCACCAGCGCAGTAAAGCTGTGCAAACAAAGCGATTTGCTGATGTGTTATCCGTACAACTCGGTTCGTGACTATATTGAGAGTGGCGAGCTGGTGATGAAGCCAATTCCCATTGAGTTGGTTCCCGGTGGTTTGTTTTTGCTTTGGCATCGTTACTTTGACTCTGAACCAAGCCACAAATGGCTTCGCGACCTCATTGTTAATAAGACTCAAGAACCTCAGCTGTAAACTTCAAGCAACGATGAGCAAAACGGTGAAATAACTTTTTGAAATTTATTTCGTCTTTTTAGAATGAGCATCGTCTTACTACGGGTGCCAAATGCCCGCCAAGAATGAGATATCTAAATGAATTCAATGCCATTGATTCCGCAGCAAGTAATTGAAGATGCTTGTGAGTGGGCCATTATGCACGGTGTCGCTTTTCGTCAGTCTGACAATACCGCGAGACATTGCCCTTTTAGCCTTGCTCCAATGAGTATTGAGCGTGAGGTTTTTGAACACCTGTTGAAGGTGACGCCGCTTATCACCAAGCTCATCAACAATGTCTCGGAAGACCATGACTTTTTACAGTCATCATTGAGCGATATGGCTAAAGCCGATCCGTTTTTTGGTCGCTTGATGGAGCTTCATCAACAGGCCCATGGCAGTGCCGATGAGCGCTTGAATCCAGCTCGACAACCTTTGTTGTTGATGCGTACTGATTTCATGGATGACCGCCAACACGGTGCAAAAGTGATTGAGTTTAATGGCATTGCTGCAGGAATGGCGCCTTTTGGTCAACGCGCAACGGAATTTCATGCGTTCATGCAAAATCAGTGGCCAAACGTTTATAACAATTGGTTGGAAGAATTGTCAGCAACACCGGCTGAAAACCAAGGCTTAACGCAGTTGGCTTATGGTATCGCTAATGCTGCAAGGCAAGTGAAAACCGATTTTAATGAGCAAGATAAACCAGTTTTCTTGATGGTGGTGCAGAAGAACGAAGACAACGTATATGACCAACATTTGCTCGAAGTTGAACTGCAAAAGCAAGGCATTCGCACGGTGCGTCGTACTTTTGAACAGTTGAGCTGTCAGCTTTCAACAGGAGATAACCAACGTTTGTTGCTGCAAGATGTTGGCGCGGTCGATGTGGTGTATCTAAGAGCTGGCTATCAGTATTCTGATTACTGGGCTCCAGAACTCAACGAATCGGTTTGTTGCCACACGCTAAGTCAGACTCGCTTATTTATGGAACAACACCATGTCGCAATGAACGCGACCATCAGCCAACAGTTAGCGACCAGTAAAACCATGCAAATGCTGCTGACCATGATGCCAGCAACAGAATACGCACGCTGGGGTTTAACGTTACAAGAAGCCGAACTGGTCAAGAGTGTATTAGCCGATATGAAGCCAGTTACCAGTGAATCGATAGAGTGGTTTAACACGCAAGCTAATAAGCAAGAGTGGGTGTTGAAAAACCAAGGTGAGGGAGGTGGCCACTGTGTTTTTGGTGACGATATAAGCCAGCAACTGAGTCAACTTAAGCCAGAAGAGTACGACGCATGGGCACTGATGCAGCGCTTATACCCACACGAACGTGACGTGCCGACTATTGCAGTGCGTGATACCCAACAAACGCTCGTGACAGACTTAGTCAGCGAAGTGGGTTTGTTCACCGCTTACTACCAAGGTGAACCAGTAACAGAGCTTGGCGGCTACGCGGGCTACTTAATCCGCAGCAAACCCGCTAGCGAAAATGAAGGTGGAGTCCACAGTGGAAAAGGGATTCTCGATTCGCTGGTGTTGATTGATTAGTGCTTAATTCTGATGACAGACAGAAGGCCAACGTTTATACGCTGGCCTTTTTTATGATTCTTTACAGATTAGCGCCAAGTTGGGTTAGTGACTCAGCTTGTCGTTGCGTTACGCTGGAACCTTAAAACAAGAATCTTGATTGCTGTATTTTGGTACGAAGCACAATTTGTCTGCCGACATCTTTAAGCCGTTTTGCATCTGGATATGTGTTACCGCCCAGATCACGCAGCCGTGAGGCAAATTGAATAGCGAGCGAGTTTGCGTGAATAACACGCCGTCATCATAGGCCGGTGTAATGTTCGTCGCTTTACCTTGCCACGCTTTATGAGTGGTTTGCACATCAATATTTGGAACAATCAATGAGAGCATTTCTGGCTCAACGTCCTTTACGACTTTCAAGCAGATACGACACCCATCGTAGTATTGTTCTATCCAGATTTTATGTGGAATAGCGTGATCATCCCAACCCAGTTGTAAGATATGTTCCATGACTTTGTCCTTGGTATCTAAGAAGGAAAGGCAGTGCTCAACACTGCCTGAATTAGCTCAAATATTATTCGTAACTTAAACCATGTCCGAACGGGTAAAGGGTGTCGGCTTGATCATACCCAGGGTAGTCTGAGTCTTGGTTTTGAATGGCTTGGGCACTGTTCGCTAAAGCAAATGGCAGTTTTCCTTGAGGAACAAAGTTACCTGAAAGTACTTCCATTAGGTTGCTGTCCGAGACACCAAATGTGGCGATCACGGCACCGGCTTGCTTAAGATTACTTTGATCGTCTAGCACGAAGGGTTGTCTAAAGTTGATGGACAATACTGTATTGTCAGCACCCACTTCGCTCATAACGGCTTTGATGTCGCTTAGGCTTGGTTCAATATGCCAAGATGCAGCTGTAGCCATTTCACTGAATGCAAGAATATCGAGTTCGTCTGGGTTCGCACCACCAAAGATAAGATCAGGATCTGAACCTTCGTTAGATACGCGAACACGAATAACCGCATAGTCCGTATCGGCTGGTACTGGTGGACGCGTTTCTCCCGCTTCGTAATCACCCGAAGTCACGGTAAAGTTGTACTTGTCGTCTCCAGCAATGTTTTCGTCCATTCCCATGACATACAGAGCAACAGGAGCCTGTGCGGTTGATTCAGCTAAAGGTAGAGTCTTATTGGTATTTTGAAGTAAGACGACAGACTTTTTCTGTGCGTAATCAGCGCGTTCTTGGTACTTCTCATTGCCTAAAATCTCTTGGGCTTTTTTCTCGTCAACGTAAGTGTTTTCGAAAAGGCCAAGCTTGAATTGTTCTTCAAGTAAGCGTGTTACTGATAGGTCGACACGTTCTTCGGTGATCAGATCCTTTTCGACCAGTTTCACGATGACTTCTTTATCATGGAAACCTGAAAGAACATCGACTCCAGCCTCGACCGCCATTGCAACTTGCTCATCAATCGTTTTGTGTTCTACACCCCATGCTCGCTCACCAATAATGCCGGTATCTGAGTTCACGTTACCTGTGTAGCCCAATTCGTCTCTGAGCAGGTCGGTGACAATACCTTTGGAGAAGGACATGCCAACATCGTTTGGCATCCACTTTTGATCTACAGGGATTCCGTAGTAAGGCATGATTGAAGAAGCGCCAGCCTCAATCGCGGCAATAAACGGTTTTAGGTGGTAATCAAAATTGTTCTTTGGATAGACTTGGTTCTTTCCAAAGTCATAGTGTGGGTCACCGCCGTTTTCTTGTGGACCGCCGCCAGGGAAGTGTTTGATGGTTAGCGCGATACTGTCTTCGTTGACCTCACCGCCATCCTGCAAGCCTTTGATCAGTGAACGCATAATGTCAGACGCTAAATCGGCATCTTCGGTAAAGGTTTCGTGCACACGATACCAGCGAGGTTCTGTCGCCAAATCCATCATGTATCCGTACATACTGCGCAGGCCAATTGAAGACCATTCTTCATTCATGATGCCAGCAAATTCAGTGATTAAATCCATGTCGCGAGTGGCTGCTAAACCGGCCTCTTTAGGCCAAGCAGAAAAGGCACCTGAAGAAACGTTGATCCCTGCTTTTGCCGATGGGTCAATGTGGTTACGAGCATTGGACTTGAATAGAGCGGGGATACCCATTCGAGTTTGTTCACGCAGTTCTTGAACACTATTCATGAACTGGGCAGCTTCTGTTGGGGTTATCTGACAGCCTGAACGGCCAGAATCACAGTCAGGTGCATTCATTGGTGTTTCGATAACGGTGTTACGGAAGATAAAGCGCGTCATTTGGGCATCGGCAATCATGTCTTGCCCTGTGCTGCTAACAAGCCCACCTTCGGACGAGTTTAAGGTGTCAATGAGCATCATGCCGGCTTTCTCGTCTAGCGTCATGCGGCTAACCAAGTCTGCTGCTCGCTCTTCTGGAGATAATCGCCAGTCTTCAAAAGGTTCCAGTGTTCCATTACCGTTAGAATCTCGGAATTGGTAGCCCTCAACGCTCAATACATCATGAACACGAGAGTGAACTTGGGGCTGTTGGAAGTTATTGTCGCTATCAGATGAGTTGCATCCTGCAAGAAGTAACGCGATTGCTATAGGTGTCAGGGTAAGACGCTTCATGGTCACGGTCCTATTGTTGGTATAATAATAAGTACATGACCAATTTTAATAATTAATGGATTATTGGTTAACCAAAATAAATCAAACTAAAGATTTGGATCACCATATAAATTTAATTGGTGATTTAATTCAATTTAGTATTGGAAATATATTGACGATGTTTAAATAACGTAAACTTAACTAGATTTAATTTTTTGATATCCAATTAATTCCCCATTTAATTAGTGATGTATTACTTCCATATTTTAAATCTAGAATAAAAAATATATTGCCTATTTTATAGTTAACAATCTGCGCTGATGTAAACGATAGATAGTGAGCATGTTGGTGACAATAAAGGTGATTTCGACAAAGGACCCGCCAATCGAACCAATCCAAATGTTATGGCTAGCCCAACAGAAGGAATTGAATAAGATCAAGGACCTCAATGCGATGCCTTGTCTTGAAAAGAGTGCCCATGTCGCAACGGATGAACCAACAACCGTAATAAATTCAAAGAAATGATTCATGTTGGGTAAAGTCATACACCACATCAAGCCAATAAAGAACCACATCACTTTGCGCGATTGAGTTTTTATCGATACGTAACTGCGAATTGCATTAATAATTACGCCTATAGCCGCCACTATGGCACCCATTAATATGAAATGGATACTCATGACAAAACAAAAGATCATCATCTGGTAGCGAAAACGCATATCATCTTTTTGCCAAAAGGCCATTACACCGATACAAAAAGCCAGGCCGCCAACTCCTTGTGTTATCCAGTTTTCCATATTTAGCCTTTATTTTTAGATGCTATAGAGCACGATTAAATATTAACTTTGAGAGAATAATGCTCAACCATAAAATAACCCTCCAAAAGGAGGGCTAGATATAACGCTAAAGGTGCTATTACATTAGGTTTAATTGACTAACTTAACGGCTTCACGAGTTAAATGAGCCAACTCTTCCCAATTACCTTCTTCAATCAGCTTCTTATCTACCATCCAAGTACCACCACATGCGAGCACTCGAGGTATCGCTAGGTAGTCTTTAATGTTGTTTGGGTTAATGCCACCTGTCGGCATGATCTCAATATCCGTGTAAGGCGCAAGAAGTGACTTAACCATGTTAATGCCACCTGATGCTTCAGCTGGGAAGAACTTCAATGTGGTTAAACCCATTTCTAGAGCGGCTTCTACTGTACTCGGGTTGTTGACCCCAGGAATGATATCAATACCAATCTCTTGGCAGGCTCTTACCGTGTTTGGGTTAAATCCAGGAGAAACGACGAACGTTGCGCCTGCCTCTTTAGCCGCGATAGCCTGCTCACGATTGAGCACAGTGCCTGCGCCGATCAACATATCTGGTTGTGATTCACGGAGTAGACGAATAGCTTCAACTGCAGCTTCCGAACGGAATGTAATTTCTGCTGCAGGTAAACCATTTTCAGCTAACACTTTACCCAGAGGGATGATGTCTTCAGCGTTGTCGATAGCGATCACAGGGATAACTTTCAGTGTTTTCAGTTGTTGTTTGATGTTAGACATTGGTATTCCTTAAATGGCTGTGATGGCCGCTTGAGTTAGTTCTTTTGCAATAATGGCACCACGATGTTGGATAACGACGCCTGCCATGGTGTTA harbors:
- a CDS encoding glutathione synthase, producing the protein MNSMPLIPQQVIEDACEWAIMHGVAFRQSDNTARHCPFSLAPMSIEREVFEHLLKVTPLITKLINNVSEDHDFLQSSLSDMAKADPFFGRLMELHQQAHGSADERLNPARQPLLLMRTDFMDDRQHGAKVIEFNGIAAGMAPFGQRATEFHAFMQNQWPNVYNNWLEELSATPAENQGLTQLAYGIANAARQVKTDFNEQDKPVFLMVVQKNEDNVYDQHLLEVELQKQGIRTVRRTFEQLSCQLSTGDNQRLLLQDVGAVDVVYLRAGYQYSDYWAPELNESVCCHTLSQTRLFMEQHHVAMNATISQQLATSKTMQMLLTMMPATEYARWGLTLQEAELVKSVLADMKPVTSESIEWFNTQANKQEWVLKNQGEGGGHCVFGDDISQQLSQLKPEEYDAWALMQRLYPHERDVPTIAVRDTQQTLVTDLVSEVGLFTAYYQGEPVTELGGYAGYLIRSKPASENEGGVHSGKGILDSLVLID
- a CDS encoding glycoside hydrolase family 3 protein; the encoded protein is MKRLTLTPIAIALLLAGCNSSDSDNNFQQPQVHSRVHDVLSVEGYQFRDSNGNGTLEPFEDWRLSPEERAADLVSRMTLDEKAGMMLIDTLNSSEGGLVSSTGQDMIADAQMTRFIFRNTVIETPMNAPDCDSGRSGCQITPTEAAQFMNSVQELREQTRMGIPALFKSNARNHIDPSAKAGINVSSGAFSAWPKEAGLAATRDMDLITEFAGIMNEEWSSIGLRSMYGYMMDLATEPRWYRVHETFTEDADLASDIMRSLIKGLQDGGEVNEDSIALTIKHFPGGGPQENGGDPHYDFGKNQVYPKNNFDYHLKPFIAAIEAGASSIMPYYGIPVDQKWMPNDVGMSFSKGIVTDLLRDELGYTGNVNSDTGIIGERAWGVEHKTIDEQVAMAVEAGVDVLSGFHDKEVIVKLVEKDLITEERVDLSVTRLLEEQFKLGLFENTYVDEKKAQEILGNEKYQERADYAQKKSVVLLQNTNKTLPLAESTAQAPVALYVMGMDENIAGDDKYNFTVTSGDYEAGETRPPVPADTDYAVIRVRVSNEGSDPDLIFGGANPDELDILAFSEMATAASWHIEPSLSDIKAVMSEVGADNTVLSINFRQPFVLDDQSNLKQAGAVIATFGVSDSNLMEVLSGNFVPQGKLPFALANSAQAIQNQDSDYPGYDQADTLYPFGHGLSYE
- a CDS encoding LysR family transcriptional regulator, with amino-acid sequence MVDVKSLLKCDMNLLLCLHVLLEERSVSKTAERLFLSQSAVSKQLTKLRSLFDDPLFERESKGLFPTPKATSLAPKIHQILLQVEQLTVPDIFEPKDSERTFNIDLVETAYTAIYPKFMPNALADAPNITVNSTTWSSETFKRLLKREVDFGIGIFELDERASTHIQNIPAELNHVELLQDYSVCLMRNDHPVLQEDWNLQAFLKYRHIQLVTGGVGDWLLLEILQAKQLQINKAANVSDITSAVKLCKQSDLLMCYPYNSVRDYIESGELVMKPIPIELVPGGLFLLWHRYFDSEPSHKWLRDLIVNKTQEPQL
- a CDS encoding bifunctional 4-hydroxy-2-oxoglutarate aldolase/2-dehydro-3-deoxy-phosphogluconate aldolase — encoded protein: MSNIKQQLKTLKVIPVIAIDNAEDIIPLGKVLAENGLPAAEITFRSEAAVEAIRLLRESQPDMLIGAGTVLNREQAIAAKEAGATFVVSPGFNPNTVRACQEIGIDIIPGVNNPSTVEAALEMGLTTLKFFPAEASGGINMVKSLLAPYTDIEIMPTGGINPNNIKDYLAIPRVLACGGTWMVDKKLIEEGNWEELAHLTREAVKLVN
- a CDS encoding YgjV family protein — protein: MENWITQGVGGLAFCIGVMAFWQKDDMRFRYQMMIFCFVMSIHFILMGAIVAAIGVIINAIRSYVSIKTQSRKVMWFFIGLMWCMTLPNMNHFFEFITVVGSSVATWALFSRQGIALRSLILFNSFCWASHNIWIGSIGGSFVEITFIVTNMLTIYRLHQRRLLTIK